The following are encoded together in the Culex pipiens pallens isolate TS chromosome 1, TS_CPP_V2, whole genome shotgun sequence genome:
- the LOC120414522 gene encoding transcription factor btd-like encodes MMASPSFMTQYHNHHHHQWNNSSQTQLSPLNILPYQYPPQPPSVSSLGSVASLGSAGLSPTQSIASSTGGGNGASTASSSFSTNGGGGGSNAASPDVTASVNATAAAVAAASTAAYGFGAMVQQSPAAATAAAALEMSARSQQMHYPSYQYPAASYYNNMAGNPWFAQESMYQGWHGEAYGLKLEEAYSHQTQAQRRCARCTCPNCINELSGLPPVVGPDEKGKRQHICHIPGCEKIYGKTSHLKAHLRWHTGERPFLCKWLFCGKRFTRSDELQRHFRTHTGEKRFTCAICSKKFMRSDHLAKHVKTHENKAKKIAKKSERAEEAKLKKEDGKGGRGVEGSGKRGLEVADKTGQLTVPKVKKMKGGEQQEDINANIRMPQIKQEKGYESATTGKSSMFGTTEYGQNVGSGYQNYHHPTSYFQSAFLPDATNASKNLFHNPYCSADSGFQSRSNLFSTSANTSASSGCESLDRRSNSSSNNNNNNASSEVSNSLVKLEEYTNSHSLLNNDNNNHQRSTSASNLLPQSQAQVYHINAELASNYAAAYSNVKGYHHHHHSHPHHNHHSSYSDGTSNVNEANNNNSNSSPAAAAAAASSYSMMMNNYTIHHHHHHHQQQQQQQQQQQEIELFK; translated from the exons CTCTCCCCCCTCAACATCCTCCCGTACCAGTACCCGCCGCAGCCCCCCTCCGTCAGCAGTCTCGGCTCGGTGGCGTCCCTCGGCTCGGCCGGCCTCTCCCCCACCCAGTCGATCGCGTCCTCAACCGGAGGTGGCAACGGCGCCAGCACGGCCAGCAGCAGCTTCAGCACGAACGGCGGCGGGGGCGGCTCCAACGCCGCCAGCCCGGACGTCACGGCTTCGGTCAACGCGACCGCCGCGGCCGTCGCCGCAGCCAGTACGGCTGCGTACGGCTTCGGTGCGATGGTCCAGCAGAGCCCGGCCGCGGCCACCGCAGCCGCCGCGTTGGAGATGAGCGCGAG ATCCCAACAGATGCACTACCCGTCCTACCAGTACCCGGCGGCCAGCTACTACAACAACATGGCCGGTAACCCGTGGTTCGCGCAGGAGTCCATGTACCAGGGCTGGCACGGCGAGGCGTACGGGCTGAAGCTGGAGGAGGCGTACTCGCACCAGACGCAGGCCCAACGTCGGTGCGCCCGCTGTACCTGCCCGAACTGCATCAACGAGCTGTCGGGGCTGCCGCCGGTGGTGGGGCCGGACGAGAAGGGCAAGCGGCAGCACATCTGTCACATTCCGGGCTGCGAGAAGATCTACGGTAAGACGAGTCACTTGAAGGCGCACCTGAGGTGGCATACGGGAGAGCGACCGTTTCTGTGCAAGTGGTTGTTCTGCGGGAAGAGGTTTACGCGGTCGGACGAGCTGCAGCGGCACTTCCGGACGCACACGGGCGAGAAGCGGTTCACGTGCGCTATCTGCAGCAAGAAGTTTATGCGGAGTGACCACCTGGCGAAGCACGTGAAGACGCACGAGAACAAGGCGAAGAAGATTGCGAAGAAGAGCGAGCGGGCGGAGGAGGCGAAGCTGAAGAAGGAGGACGGGAAGGGTGGGCGGGGGGTTGAGGGTAGCGGGAAGCGGGGGCTGGAGGTGGCGGACAAGACCGGGCAGCTGACGGTGCCGAAGGTGAAGAAGATGAAGGGGGGTGAGCAGCAGGAGGATATCAACGCGAACATCCGGATGCCGCAGATCAAGCAGGAGAAGGGCTACGAGAGCGCCACCACGGGGAAGTCGTCGATGTTCGGGACGACGGAGTACGGGCAGAACGTTGGGAGCGGGTACCAGAACTACCACCACCCGACGTCGTACTTCCAGAGTGCGTTCCTGCCGGACGCGACGAACGCCAGCAAGAACCTGTTCCACAACCCGTACTGCTCCGCCGACAGCGGCTTCCAGAGCCGGAGCAACCTGTTCTCTACCTCGGCCAACACCAGCGCCAGCAGCGGCTGCGAATCGCTGGACCGACGAAGCAATAGCagtagcaacaacaacaacaacaacgcgaGTAGTGAAGTTAGCAATAGTCTGGTGAAGCTGGAGGAGTACACCAACAGTCACAGCCTACTGaacaacgacaacaacaacCATCAGCGAAGTACTAGCGCCAGCAATCTACTACCTCAGTCGCAAGCTCAAGTGTACCACATCAACGCGGAGCTGGCGTCCAACTACGCCGCGGCGTACTCCAACGTCAAGGGctaccatcaccaccaccattcGCACCCGCATCACAACCATCACAGCAGCTACAGTGACGGGACGTCAAATGTCAACGaagcaaacaacaacaacagcaactccTCTCCGGcggctgccgccgccgccgcctccTCCTACAGCATGATGATGAACAATTACACGATccatcaccatcaccaccaccaccagcagcagcagcagcaacaacaacaacagcaagaaATCGAACTGTTCAAATAA